From the genome of Eucalyptus grandis isolate ANBG69807.140 chromosome 2, ASM1654582v1, whole genome shotgun sequence, one region includes:
- the LOC120290290 gene encoding probable glucan 1,3-beta-glucosidase A, which translates to MFSKEARQLLLICIFMLCSAPFLSHGRVDPKYKLKAVNLGGWLVTEGWIKPSLFDGITNKDFLDGTGLQFKSVTVGKYLCAESGGGTIIVANRTAASGWETFKLWRINETLIFNFRVFNNQFVGLDANGVDVVAVSESPVSTFEIIRNSDDPSRVKIRASNGLFLQAKTEVSVTADYKGEGGWGDDDPSVFVMTFSGGLRGEFQVTNGYGPEKAPQVMREHWSTFIVEEDFKFISTNGLNAVRIPVGWWIASDPTPPPPYVGGSLAALDNAFSWAQKYGVNIIIDLHAAPDSQNGYEHSSSRDGSQEWGATDANIQQTVAVIEFLTARYAKSPSLYAVELINEPLSPGVALDTLTKYYKAGYDAVRRHSQTAYVVMSNRLGPADPKELFSLASGLAGTVVDVHYYNLFQDIFNSMTVQQNIDFIYTNRTAQLNDITMANGPLTFVGEWVAEWQVSGATKEDYQRFAKAQLEVYGRASFGWAYWTLKNVNTKWSLQWMINNGYITL; encoded by the exons ATGTTCTCGAAGGAAGCAAGACAACTTCTCTTGATCTGCATTTTCATGCTATGTTCCGCCCCATTCCTTTCTCATGGGAGGGTCGATCCCAAGTACAAACTGAAAGCAGTCAACCTCGGAGGTTGGTTAGTCACGGAAGGATGGATCAAGCCTTCTCTGTTTGATGGAATCACCAACAAGGACTTCTTG GATGGAACTGGGCTTCAGTTCAAATCGGTGACGGTAGGGAAGTATCTGTGCGCCGAGAGCGGTGGCGGGACCATCATAGTCGCCAACCGCACTGCCGCCTCCGGATGGGAAACCTTCAAG TTGTGGAGGATCAACGAGACTCTGATTTTCAACTTCAGGGTCTTCAACAATCAGTTTGTGGGGCTGGACGCGAACGGGGTTGACGTGGTGGCCGTTTCGGAGTCCCCCGTCTCGACGTTCGAGATAATCAGGAATTCAGATGACCCGAGCAGAGTCAAAATCAGAGCTTCCAATGGCCTCTTCTTGCAA GCGAAGACAGAGGTATCGGTGACGGCCGACTACAAGGGGGAGGGCGGATGGGGCGATGACGACCCATCCGTTTTTGTGATGACCTTTTCCGGTGGGTTGCGAGGCGAGTTTCAGGTCACTAACGGCTATGGACCGGAAAAAGCCCCGCAAGTCATGAGG GAGCATTGGAGCACATTCATAGTGGAAGAGGACTTCAAGTTCATATCGACAAATGGGTTGAATGCGGTGAGGATTCCAGTGGGCTGGTGGATAGCGAGCGACCCGACTCCTCCGCCGCCTTACGTGGGAGGCTCCTTGGCCGCACTTGACAATGCCTTTTCTTGGGCACA GAAATATGGTGTGAACATCATAATCGATCTGCACGCAGCACCAGATTCACAAAATGGGTATGAACACAGCTCATCGAGGGACGGATCTCAGGAATGGGGAGCCACCGATGCTAACATCCAGCAAACAGTAGCTGTCATTGAATTCCTCACTGCTCG GTACGCAAAGAGCCCGAGCCTCTATGCCGTCGAGCTCATCAACGAGCCTCTCTCTCCGGGAGTAGCCCTCGACACCTTGACCAAGTACTACAAGGCTGGATATGATGCGGTGCGCAGGCACTCCCAAACGGCCTATGTAGTGATGTCGAACCGCCTCGGGCCTGCCGATCCCAAAGAGCTCTTCTCTCTGGCCAGTGGCTTGGCCGGGACCGTGGTCGATGTGCACTACTACAATCTGTTCCAGGATATCTTCAACAGCATGACGGTCCAACAGAACATCGATTTCATCTACACTAACAGGACGGCGCAGTTGAACGACATCACCATGGCGAACGGTCCTCTCACCTTTGTGG GTGAATGGGTGGCTGAGTGGCAAGTGAGCGGAGCTACGAAGGAAGACTACCAGAGATTCGCAAAGGCACAGCTCGAGGTGTACGGGAGAGCATCGTTCGGATGGGCCTATTGGACCCTCAAGAATGTTAACACCAAGTGGAGTCTGCAGTGGATGATCAACAATGGCTATATAACGCTTTAA